The sequence below is a genomic window from Thermodesulfobacteriota bacterium.
CCTCTCCAGAGCGCGCTTCTCGGCGTACGTTCCTTCGTCGAGGACACCTGGAGCGGTTACCTCTACCTGGTGGGGCTGCGCGAGGAGAACGAGACGCTGAAGGAGACCGTCCACGCGCTTAACGAAGAGAACAACAGCCTCCGCGAAGAGCTCCGGCTGAGCGCCGGGCTCAACTACCTCATGGGCTTCAAGCGGGACTACTCGCTTACGACCCTTCCCGCCGACACGCTCGGCTTCAGCGCCTTCGAGGCGGGCGGGGGCTGGACCAGGACGGCCACGCTCGGCAAGGGCGCGGACCACGGCATAGGAGCGAACATGCCCGTGGTAAGGCCCGAGGGGGTGGCGGGAAGGGTCATCGCCGTCACGGCCGGCACCTCCACCGTGCTGCTCCTCACCGACCCCCGCTCGAACATAGACGTCATACTGCAGAGGACGAGGGTGAAGGGGGTGGCGCAGGGCGACGGCTCCGGCGGCATCATATTGAAGTACTTGAGGGAGCTTGAAGACGTGCGCGTCGGCGACAGGGTAGTAACCGCCGGGCTCGCCGGTGTTTTCCCCAAGGGGCTCCTGGTGGGAGAGGTAACCCGGGTCGAAAAGGGCGGCGACAACTTCTTCAGCCGCGTCGAGGTCCGGCCATACGTAGGTCTCAGCAAGATAGAAGAGGTGCTCGTGGTAACGGAAGACCCGCACCCCCGTTAAGGCGATGAGAGACTTCCTTATATTCCTGCCGCTTACGGTAGTGTTTCTCTCCGTGAAGAGCACGCTCTTCCCCGGCCTGCCGCTGCCGGACCTCCCGCTCGTAATAGTCTTCCATATAGCGTACGCGAGGCCGTCGGTACACGGCGTGGTCCTCGCCTTCATGCTGGGCTACGTGGACGACGTCTTCAGCGGGGCCATCATAGGCTCCACCTCCTTCTCTCTCCTCTTCTTCTTCATAGTCGTCTATGTTCTGAGCAAGAAGGTGCACTTCTCAGGCGCCGCCGCAGGCGTCCTTGGGACGGCGCTCGGCGTGGCCTTAAAGGGCGCGCTTTCATACGCGATAGTCGTTTCCATAAACCCGGACCTTGCGTTCGCGGGCCACGTGCTGCCGGTGGCCGTTGTGACGGGGCTTTCCGCTCCGTTCATAATAGCCGGGATAGAACGCATCACGGGCTTCCGCGAGAAAAGCCAGGGGAGCTATCTGCCTTGATGAGCTACGTAGGTGACAAGGAACCAAGGGAGCTGAGGGAACGGCTCTTCCTCGTAAAGGCCGTGCTCTTCATCTCCTTCTTCGTCCTCGCCTCCAGGTTCTGGTACCTGCAGGTAATGGAACGGTTGGAGTTCGCGGAGCTGTCCCGCACCAACCGCATACGGCTTGTGAACACCACCGCGCCCAGGGGCCTTATCTTCGACAGGAGCGGCTTGAGGCTCGCGGAAAACCGTCCGGGCTTCGACCTGTCCGTAAT
It includes:
- the mreC gene encoding rod shape-determining protein MreC encodes the protein MTAFLRRHQVILSATVLCLFSLHLTVTEKKGVGGAVLVKGVLAGLTSPLQSALLGVRSFVEDTWSGYLYLVGLREENETLKETVHALNEENNSLREELRLSAGLNYLMGFKRDYSLTTLPADTLGFSAFEAGGGWTRTATLGKGADHGIGANMPVVRPEGVAGRVIAVTAGTSTVLLLTDPRSNIDVILQRTRVKGVAQGDGSGGIILKYLRELEDVRVGDRVVTAGLAGVFPKGLLVGEVTRVEKGGDNFFSRVEVRPYVGLSKIEEVLVVTEDPHPR